A region from the Alnus glutinosa chromosome 5, dhAlnGlut1.1, whole genome shotgun sequence genome encodes:
- the LOC133869068 gene encoding uncharacterized protein LOC133869068, with protein MAVQLLEKFKIPAIQTYTGVEDPIEHLDNYKMHMDLQGTPQELACRAFPLTLSCSTRDWFQKLPPGSITSFEDLGRKFITQFLVWCKRKKPFGQLMAMRQKGDESLKDYVIQFNQAKLMVDNLTEEMVYAALYQGLRVEGPFMSEIALNHPENLADLTDVIEKYVNQEEILAALRESHKQKIAESSNLGKKEKAGKEEKRTETKN; from the coding sequence ATGGCAGTCCAACTGCtggaaaaattcaaaattccgGCTATCCAAACTTATACTGGGGTTGAAGATCCTATTGAGCACCTGGACAACTACAAAATGCACATGGATTTGCAGGGAACTCCGCAAGAATTAGCGTGCCGAGCCTTCCCGCTCACCTTGTCCTGTTCTACCCGGGATTGGTTTCAAAAACTCCCACCGGGTTCCATCACGAGTTTTGAAGATCTCGGACGAAAATTTATTACCCAATTCCTAGTTTGGTGCAAACGGAAGAAACCGTTCGGTCAATTAATGGCGATGCGCCAAAAGGGAGACGAATCTCTAAAGGATTATGTGATCCAGTTCAACCAGGCAAAGCTCATGGTGGATAACCTGACTGAGGAGATGGTTTATGCCGCTCTTTATCAAGGATTACGGGTAGAAGGACCTTTCATGTCCGAGATTGCTCTCAATCATCCTGAGAATCTGGCTGATCTCACGGACGTTATTGAGAAGTACGTTAATCAGGAGGAAATCCTTGCGGCTCTGAGGGAGTCCCACAAACAAAAGATTGCGGAGTCAAGCAATCTCGGCAAAAAGGAAAAA